The Lacticaseibacillus rhamnosus DNA window CATATCCGTTACATATCGAAAACGCAAACGATCAATAAAGTTTCCGATCGCCCCCGCTGTGATCAAGGTCAACCCCATCCGATAAAACGGCTTATGCAGACTATCGCGCCACAGCATGGCAACAACAACAAACGCCAGAATCGTAGTAACGTAAAAAAACCACTGCTTACCTTCAAACATCGAAAAAGCAGCACCAGTATTACGGATATGGGTGAGATCAATCACACCTGGAATTAATGACTGACTGTCACCAAGCGGAATATGAACCCTAACCCAAGTCTTAATCCCGAAATCAAGCAAAACCAAGACAGCAGCAACCATGACATAAATAAGCAAAGAAAAATCCTCCTGAGCGCGAGCCGGCGCGGTTAGGGATCGGAGTATAAGTGGCCTTGGGCGTGATGGCCCGGTTTTGGCCATTGCGACCAAGGTCCT harbors:
- the lspA gene encoding signal peptidase II, producing the protein MLIYVMVAAVLVLLDFGIKTWVRVHIPLGDSQSLIPGVIDLTHIRNTGAAFSMFEGKQWFFYVTTILAFVVVAMLWRDSLHKPFYRMGLTLITAGAIGNFIDRLRFRYVTDMFHLEFLDQWRFNAIFNFADVCITLGVVFVLIYILFDRDKAAVA